One bacterium genomic region harbors:
- a CDS encoding serine protease, whose amino-acid sequence MPIDTSINQRYDLLRSIGITRDSNVVLYVTGDRKNMGTQIAGDVVGIFNKQLDSFVNPKRITLILYTLGGNTLAAWNIVNMIREYCEYFEVIVLNKARSAGTLISLGANKIIMNNLSTLGPIDPSLTGPFNPVLPNTNPPIPIPLSVEDVKGFVEFAKKEMNIKRGKDFKDIYNKLSDKINPMVVGSVYRSKEQIKMLAKKLLNMHYPWYKIFKKKRIISFLCSDSGSHDYTINKTEAIQLGLPIEIIKDGLNEQLGLLLENIVDELMLNNDYDPVREMSANHNQPLPYSFNRGIIESVEGGTWFYVSEGELQVIPVPNHAPMLNDNRIKEGWIKLR is encoded by the coding sequence ATGCCAATTGATACATCAATAAATCAAAGATATGATCTTTTAAGGTCTATCGGGATTACAAGAGATAGTAATGTTGTACTATATGTCACAGGCGATAGAAAAAACATGGGAACTCAAATTGCCGGTGATGTTGTTGGTATTTTCAACAAACAACTCGACTCTTTTGTTAATCCAAAAAGAATCACTCTCATTTTGTATACTCTAGGTGGCAATACATTGGCAGCATGGAATATTGTTAATATGATAAGAGAGTATTGTGAGTATTTTGAAGTTATTGTTTTAAACAAAGCCAGAAGTGCTGGGACTTTAATAAGTTTAGGTGCAAACAAAATTATTATGAACAACCTCTCAACTTTAGGTCCAATTGACCCATCACTAACAGGACCTTTTAATCCAGTTTTGCCTAATACTAACCCACCAATCCCTATTCCTCTTAGCGTCGAGGATGTAAAAGGTTTTGTTGAGTTTGCAAAAAAAGAGATGAACATTAAACGAGGAAAAGATTTTAAAGATATATACAATAAATTATCAGACAAAATAAACCCAATGGTTGTTGGAAGTGTTTATAGATCTAAAGAACAGATAAAAATGCTGGCAAAGAAATTGTTAAATATGCATTATCCATGGTACAAGATTTTTAAAAAGAAACGGATTATTTCATTTTTATGTAGTGATTCCGGTAGCCATGATTATACGATTAATAAGACTGAAGCTATACAATTAGGTTTACCAATTGAAATAATAAAAGATGGTTTAAATGAACAACTGGGATTATTACTTGAAAATATTGTCGATGAATTGATGCTTAATAATGATTATGATCCAGTTAGGGAAATGAGTGCAAATCATAACCAACCTCTTCCATATTCCTTTAATAGAGGAATTATTGAGAGTGTTGAAGGAGGAACCTGGTTTTATGTATCCGAAGGAGAATTGCAAGTGATTCCCGTACCTAATCACGCACCAATGCTTAATGATAATAGAATAAAGGAAGGATGGATTAAATTAAGATGA
- a CDS encoding AAA family ATPase has protein sequence MEINVKINNVKNIKSFNYTFNFKDGIYALVGENAVGKSTVMSAIASTVYMPNLRALGSTEVNESSIVSISAKGQTDEWNYNASKKRLWTENEPRVRFNGIYEGSIFSGTRFEDMKNIDKMIAEDKVFVSKFIPAHPKLQESLSTILRNEAGHYKELYKLSNMDVARKYNLSNMPYFFKLSNGDFISKYKMSSGECMLISLLNFINSTALVPQYRRRLRTPIDNRMFIFIDEVELALHPSSIVRLVEYLQDMCSRMELTVLFSSHSTELIKMIKPRNIFFLSNTDGDANIMTPCYPHYAIRSLYNHDGNDCTVLVEDHLSEILVKQMLIDYRVKNNLLINVLPVGSWGNTLSLQERIFNQNIMGRDKFVFSILDGDVKDEVNKVEKFKHLRKLFLPIYSIEKFLYSVFIANPNAELIRVVGNRLFTYKSLETIIREYKLVNKTNDDKDGKKLYSYLIDELDAVKLSEKEFINSLSEVIMNAINFDPIKANIERFIDDNFHIEKK, from the coding sequence ATGGAAATCAATGTGAAAATCAACAATGTGAAGAACATAAAATCATTTAATTACACATTCAATTTTAAAGATGGAATTTACGCATTAGTCGGAGAAAATGCCGTTGGTAAAAGTACCGTAATGTCTGCGATTGCTTCCACAGTATATATGCCAAATTTAAGAGCATTAGGTTCAACAGAAGTAAATGAATCTTCTATTGTCTCAATATCGGCAAAAGGTCAAACCGATGAATGGAATTATAATGCTTCAAAAAAGAGATTGTGGACTGAAAATGAGCCTAGAGTTAGATTTAACGGTATATATGAAGGCAGCATTTTTTCGGGAACTCGTTTTGAAGATATGAAAAATATTGATAAAATGATTGCTGAAGATAAGGTCTTCGTTTCAAAATTTATCCCCGCTCACCCAAAACTACAGGAATCCTTGAGTACCATTTTAAGAAATGAAGCAGGTCATTATAAGGAATTATACAAGTTAAGTAATATGGACGTAGCGAGAAAGTATAATTTAAGTAATATGCCCTATTTTTTTAAACTATCCAATGGAGATTTCATTAGTAAGTATAAGATGAGTTCTGGGGAGTGTATGCTTATTTCATTACTTAATTTTATTAATTCAACCGCACTTGTTCCTCAATATCGAAGACGATTAAGAACACCGATAGATAATAGAATGTTTATTTTTATAGATGAAGTGGAATTGGCTTTACACCCTAGTTCGATAGTTAGATTAGTAGAATATCTCCAAGATATGTGTAGTAGAATGGAACTAACTGTACTTTTCTCAAGTCACTCAACAGAATTAATAAAGATGATAAAGCCTAGAAATATTTTTTTCTTATCCAATACTGATGGTGATGCAAATATAATGACACCTTGCTATCCACATTATGCTATAAGAAGTTTATATAATCACGATGGAAATGATTGTACTGTTCTTGTTGAAGACCACTTATCCGAAATACTAGTAAAACAAATGTTGATTGATTACCGAGTAAAAAATAATCTATTAATAAATGTTTTGCCTGTGGGTTCTTGGGGTAATACTTTAAGTCTTCAGGAAAGAATATTCAATCAAAACATTATGGGACGAGACAAGTTTGTTTTTTCAATACTTGATGGTGATGTAAAAGATGAAGTAAACAAGGTTGAAAAATTCAAGCATCTTAGAAAACTGTTTCTACCAATCTATAGTATCGAGAAATTTCTCTATTCTGTTTTTATAGCAAATCCCAACGCAGAATTAATAAGGGTTGTGGGAAATCGTTTGTTTACATATAAATCCTTAGAAACAATTATCAGAGAATACAAATTGGTTAATAAAACAAACGATGATAAAGATGGTAAAAAGTTGTACTCTTACCTCATTGATGAGTTGGATGCGGTTAAACTGAGTGAGAAAGAATTTATTAATTCACTTAGTGAAGTAATTATGAACGCAATTAACTTTGATCCAATTAAAGCAAATATAGAAAGATTTATTGACGACAATTTTCATATAGAAAAAAAATAG
- the dcm gene encoding DNA (cytosine-5-)-methyltransferase, whose protein sequence is MEKTVIELFAGVGGFRVGLNEVYLSQDGKTVEKDNFKFIWANQWEPSTKTQHAYECYKYRFNDNTISNEDITTVNKKGIPDHTLLVGGFPCQDYSVARSLSKEQGIQGKKGVLWWQINDILEIKRPPFVLLENVDRLIKSPSTQRGRDFGIMLRCFDDLGYAVEWRILNAADYGHAQRRRRIYIFAYHKSTKFYHRIFEVKPKDILFQDGLFAKTFPIINDDIFMKEINISKSNFTDLVVVSNKFKFPFENSGFMIDGIIHTAKTHPAYIKPRPLKDIIENRQVEMSYYLNDSKEKFEYLKGSKRVPREKNGIKYTYSEGKMTFPEDLSLPGRTMLTSEGTVNRSTHVIEDSTGRLRILTPIETERLNEFPDNWTNTGMPTKRRYFMMGNALVTGLVKKLGHHIDNIISNE, encoded by the coding sequence GTGGAAAAAACTGTTATAGAATTATTTGCGGGTGTAGGTGGTTTTAGAGTGGGACTAAATGAGGTCTATTTAAGTCAAGATGGCAAAACCGTTGAAAAAGATAATTTTAAGTTTATATGGGCGAATCAGTGGGAACCCTCGACGAAAACTCAACATGCATATGAGTGCTATAAATATAGATTTAATGATAATACAATTTCAAATGAAGATATCACAACCGTTAATAAGAAAGGCATTCCTGATCACACTTTACTAGTCGGAGGATTTCCTTGCCAAGACTATTCTGTAGCTAGAAGTCTATCTAAAGAACAAGGAATACAAGGAAAAAAGGGTGTCTTGTGGTGGCAAATAAATGATATTCTCGAAATCAAAAGACCTCCATTCGTACTGCTCGAAAATGTAGATCGATTAATTAAATCCCCATCTACACAACGAGGACGAGATTTTGGAATAATGCTACGTTGTTTTGATGATTTAGGGTATGCTGTTGAGTGGAGAATATTGAACGCAGCTGATTATGGACATGCTCAAAGACGTCGTAGAATATATATCTTTGCATACCATAAATCCACGAAATTCTATCATCGAATTTTTGAAGTAAAACCAAAAGATATTTTGTTTCAAGACGGATTATTCGCTAAGACGTTTCCTATAATAAATGATGACATATTTATGAAAGAAATCAACATTTCTAAATCCAATTTTACTGATTTAGTAGTCGTTTCAAACAAATTTAAATTCCCTTTTGAGAATAGTGGATTTATGATTGATGGTATTATCCATACTGCAAAAACACATCCTGCATACATTAAACCGCGACCGTTGAAAGATATCATTGAAAATAGACAAGTAGAGATGTCGTATTACCTTAACGACTCAAAAGAGAAATTCGAGTACCTAAAAGGATCGAAGCGAGTACCTAGAGAGAAAAATGGTATTAAGTATACATATTCAGAAGGTAAAATGACATTCCCTGAAGATTTATCATTACCCGGTCGCACAATGCTAACGAGTGAAGGTACGGTAAATAGAAGCACTCACGTCATTGAAGATAGTACCGGACGGTTAAGAATTTTGACACCTATTGAGACTGAGAGATTAAATGAGTTTCCGGATAATTGGACAAATACAGGAATGCCAACAAAAAGAAGATATTTTATGATGGGTAATGCCCTTGTTACCGGTCTGGTTAAAAAATTAGGACATCATATCGATAATATAATTAGCAACGAGTAG